The genomic stretch GACTCGAACGTGGGACCCACGACCTCGGAGAAGAAGGCCTGGATGAGGGGCAGGATGTGGTGGTGGCGGCGGTCGAGAAGGGCCGGGTAGAAGTTGGTGACTTCGCGCTGTGATATGGCTATGAGGCAGCGGCGGCGGGCGAAGCAGCGGAACTCCATCTCGGGGCGGAAGGAAGGATACCACTTGCGGAGGGCAAGGTAAAAGGTGAaagggggggaggaggaggaggggagtggCCGGGAAGAGAGGTCGTGGGCGATGGAGTCGGAGGAGTGGAGGAGGAGGGCGACGTCGGCGAAGGAGGAGCACCGAAGGGTGCCGTCGGCAGAGATCCAGGCGGCGTCCTTGGGTGCACTCCAGTTCAGCTTGGGGAAGGCGGCGCCGCCCAGGGCGGCAATGGACCGCTCGACCGCCGCCTCGAGCTCGGGAAACGACGGGGCGGAGTCAGCTTCCGCTTCGTCTTCGTCGGATACGGAGAGCTGGGAGGAGCAGTCGAGGAGGGAGGTGGGGTCGATGCCGGCGGCGAGGCGAGGAAGCGGGTCGCGGCCGGAGGCGGGGCGGGGAAGGAGGAACGGCGGCGgcgcgtcatcgtcgtcgtcgctgTGGGAGTCGTCGTGGGGAGGTGGGGAGACGGGGTTGAGACCGAGGAGGTAGCGGAGGAAGGGATCGGGGAGGGGGTGGAAGAGGGTGCGAATAGTATGAGGCTTGAACATGGGGTACCATTCGTTGATTTGGCACCGCAGaacctcttcctcatcctcctcccccCCTTGCATCTCCTGTCTCCTTCGATGATCCCCTTCTTGAACCCTTGGAATAGCTTTTCTATCTGTAGGGTAAACGGCGAGGCAAgggtaaagagaagagagaagcgCGATGGGATTCCTATGAGATCGAAACCTTCTGGAGAGGCAGATAGAGCGGTGGTGGGAGAGGCGAGGGGCGTTAGGGCGGAAAGAGAAACCTGAGGGCGGCCCTTGCGGCTTCACATAGATCACGACCCTCCGATCAAACGCAATGTTTGTATCTATTTGATTACGTCCAAGTCAGAACCAAACCTATAGAGTCCCCAACTTAATTTGATCGCCCAAATTCCCAATTGCGAATTATGGAAAAGATACAgactagaaaaataaaaataaaaaaaagaaggaaaacaaacttaaatttaagagaaaaaaaaggaatattACCGTGATTCAAAGTCCCAAAGAAAGGCGCATCAGTTTTAAGTTGCAATGAACGCCCGAACAGGGATATTTAGGTTTAAGCTCGGCTGCAACGAAAGACGAGTGACCTCCTCATTTATTTAGTACTTGTGTTGTACATCATATGATAATATAATAAGATCCAGGGAGTAAAATTTGTAGGACTGCTGGTTCCTAAACCATTTTATCTTTGATACGAGCCACCATTCCATTGCAAAAACCCAAATTACAACACCACCGCAATTCCAGGAAAATGCCATGAGCCTCTTGGACTTGCATCTGTCTACAACACGAAGCACTCATTTGGCTACTCAATGATTTAATATACAAGACAGCTCTTCATCATGCGGGGATAACTGAAACAATCAATCAAGTGATAGAATCCCACCCGTTGGCGATCATTGAAGcacaagagagaaaaaaaaaaaaaaagcttttaaCACCTAAGATTGCAAAGAAAAAACTTACTGACTGTGTAATAAAATTGTAAAAGTCAAAAAATCCTATCATTACTGATGTTCCGAAGTCATCTGTATTGTATATGTACTCAAAGACTATCGTGAGTTCCCTACAAATCAATAGCTATCCATCTAGTCTTATTCTGCATATGGTAATTAGTCAAAGTATGATCATAACTCATAGTGGTCCTCAGTTTTTTGATCAATTCTATTGATTGATGAACCAATACGATCTTGCATAAACTGTCCTAAGTTTCTTGATCAGTTCTAGAGATCATGTCTGATGTCCTTGAGTCACCTGTACTGTATATGTACTTAAGAGTATGATGAGAACCCTCTTCTTAATTAACACAAACATGTATACAGTACTTAAAGAGTATGTATATGTACTTAAAGAGTATGATGATGACCAATCTTAGAGTTGACATATATAATTAAGATGAGAACCCTCTTCTTAATTTAGTAACACAAACATGTATAACTTGAGAACACGTAGCCATGAAATGATGCACTAACAACCAGAAATAGCATATTAGCAACATTATGAGAAACTTAATCACCACCACATCTCTCTATTTCGAACAAAAGTACCTACGACTACCCGCCCATCAAACTCGCCAAactaaaagaaggagaagaagacaaggaaaaCCTGAGAGCAATACAGAAAGATAAAAAGGAACACGACCAAGCTCGAAACATGTATGAGTTTATCGAAGTGTGGATGCCATGGATTGTGCCGCTCCCTACTCAGCGGCGCCGGGTCGCCGGCTCCTTCTGCGAGTTGAAGTAGACGGTGGCGACGGGGAGGCCGAGGTCGTGATGCGCAGCAAATGACCGCGTGTTGAAGTTGAGGCGCGTCGCAGGCGGCGTCACCCCCGGAAACCGAGACTTCTGCCGGAACAGCACCATCACGTACCTGTGGATCCCTAACGGCAGCCGGGGTCCCATGTACGGCACCACCTCCTCCCCTGCCCATCAGAGACAGACGCCGTCAGCCACAGGCACGTACCATATGCGACGGTGGCTACAACTTATCGTGCCCACAGGCTGCCACTTCTCATGCAGTGGCCAAGTGCGAATTGTGTAGCTCGACAAGTGTCTGCTGGCAGGTGAGACGAAATGGAGAAGCTTTCCACGTAATTATCATGTGAATTGCTTTCTTCGGAGAGAAAGATAACAGTACATGCAAGAAGATCTAAGCTTGTGTTCACCAAGCATGCAGACCACAGTTAGATAATAGAGACTTTGAGTCACATACCTTGAGAAGGATATGTTCCACCCGGCATATTAACCATCATCCTGAATTCATAAATAGCCAAGAAAACAATGAAACGAGGACGAAGATCTGCGAAGCTAAAGTTTATAACACACTTGGATGCTTACCAGTGGAGCCACTCCCTCATCGTGGGATCACTAGGGCTCGGCGCATCAGGGTCAGTCATCACCTACACACAAGAAAACTATTCTTTTACTCTCTTATTCTTGTTTTCTGAGAACTTCCAAGTACAGGAACAAGCACTATAGAGTCTCCACAGACCAAAGTGTAGAGATCAGACTGCTGGCCTGCGATTTGGACCGTCGGCGGGTTAGCGGCCATGGATGGCTTGATGTCACAGCCGTTGCTCACATGCTTCGATCCAAACCTCACTGTCATACTTACGGTGGGCACGAAGAGGTCCACCACATCTCCTATCACTCTCCCCACCACAAGTGGATCCACATAGCGAGCcatgccgagagagagagagagagagagagagtagcacaTCGAGGATAGGGATGGTGGAGCGAGGTTTCTTTTATGGGAAGAAAAGCATCGTTTGGAGTTGGGCAGAGGTGCATGGGGGAGCGCCACCTGGAGGCCAACGCAGCATATTGACAGCTGTCGATTGCACGAGCGGCTAATGAGGCAAAGACGGGGTGGTCTTGCATGGGATGGAGTTACTTGATGGGAATCAGCAAAGCCACGCGGCGTGCCCCGCACACGGGAGATGGATGTCACATCTGACACTGCGTCGACCTGGACTCACCATTCGCAGCTTACCCGTGTCCCTGGGGCCGTCCATGGCATGCACGCGAGTAACTACTGCTCTACACCTCCTGACATCAGAAACAGGATACTCCAACTGCGGTACGTGTTTTCCATCATGCAGTGAATTAGATGCTTCATCactaaaaagaaaatttatcGTGAGCTTTCATGACGATATATTAACATCAGCGTTATGTTTTATTTGAACGTGGTGGCGTGGGCACAGGCTTTCTTGGTGTATCATCGAAAGCTGCTGTCGTTTGACGCCCCATTCGGGCCCTGTCAGCCCGATTAAATATTGGGCTAATTTGATGAGTAGCTCCATTGTGAATATGATGCAACTGTCTGACCCTTCTGGTCATTTCACCAGAAGCAGAAGTCCTTTTTATACCACCTGGTCGCTCTAGGGTTTCTTCCCATCATCTCATCGCCTCGTCGCTGCGTTCTCACCTCTGCAGATTTCTTCTTGTTGATGCTATTGCTGCTCTTCGTTATTTTTTCCTGTTATCTTCGCCCGTTTTGTGTATCTTCTTCTTGTTGGTTTTCTTGATTCTGGAATGAAGGGGGCTGGTGGCCGAAGGGGAGAGCGGCTTGATTTGGTAGCTCTGAAGAAACCCACAGGTTCTCTGTGGGGTGCCCGGCCATTCCCAGCCCCAAAGGAAGCATAAGGTGGTCTCATAGTACGGGCTCTGTGCTTCTCTTATTCACGAGCCCGCCTCCAAAGACCATTACACCTCTCTGAATCCATCCTTCGTCTTGGCTTTTGTCTGTTCTCTGCGATTCTTCGTTGAGGGTTTTAGAGAGccaatttgaaatatattttcttgGTTGAAATGCTTGTCTCGATGATGCTGAAAATAGTAAGGTATTTCGACATCCTCCTCCTACTGGCGATTTATGTCGCCTTCTCTCCTTTTGCCCATAAAAAGATCAAATAAACAATTTGATGCGAGAACCGTTCAATTTCCATTTTATTTATAGTAATTAGTAATTCCCGGAAGAATTGATTTATCCTTGTGGTGACAAATGGAGGTACATAAATAGACCCAAATAAGACAAGAACAAACATTGCATTGCAGCTGCTGAGTCAGCCGACACCTAATTATCGTTGGCATCAGTATCTCCCATATTCTTTTTCTCGACTTGAGGAGCAAAAGGATTTGGTGGCAGTGGCAACCTTTCCAGGCTCCCTTCTAACATCTGAACTGCTACCTTCATCGACGGCCTATCAGCCGGTCTCCACTGCACGCACCACAGAGCTACCATGGTCAACTTTTTCGCTATTTCAGCATCCTCCACTGAGTCTGTTACCAATCCCAGCTCTTCTCCTTGCTTTAATTGGTTATAAATCCACTCAGGAAAGTAGATTTGGGCAGCATTTTCACCCTCATCAGCCGTGTTCTTCCTTCCACCAACCATTTCCATCAACACCATCCCAAAACTGTAGACATCAGACCTGTGCGAAACTGTTTTGTTGCTGCCCAAAAACACTTCTGGCGCCATGTAGCCCATGGTTCCTCTGGCGGCAGTCATCGACACGGCGCTCCTCTCCTTGGAACACAGCTTCGCGAGGCCGAAATCGGATATCTTTGGGTTGAATTCTTGGTCGAGCAAGATGTTTTGGGGCTTGATGTCCAAGTGAAGGATTCGTTGCTCGCAACCCTGGTGAAGGTATTCGATCCCTCGAGCTATGCCCATGCCTATGTCGTGCAGCTTTGTCCATGAGAACTTCGTGCTTCTCTCCCCTTCCTCCATTATGTACTTGTCGAGTGATTCGTTGGGCATGAACTCGTAGATGAGTGCTCTCTTCGATCCGTCGACGCAGAATCCCAAGAGTCGAACGATGTTTACATTATGTATCGTTCCGATCGCGGCTATCTCGTTCGTGAACTCGTCTCCGCTGACCGTTGGGTTGTCGAGGACTTTGACTGCCACTGGAACTCCATTGTGTAGCTTCCCTTTGAACACGCTGCCGTAGCCTCCTTGCCCAAGTATCGTCTTGAAGTCGTCGGTCATCTTCTTGAGCTCCGGGTAGGAGTATCTTGTAGGCTTCATGGATTTGTACTCCTTCAGGAATCTTTCGACAGCAAGATTCTgctttttcttcttcatcttgCTGAATCTCTTGTGGACGAGTAGAATTATTATCGTCACTATCGCCACAAATCCGGCAGCGCACAGACCTGCACGGACACGATTAGACTGATGATCCAACCGTGCGTAAATTGTATTACACGAGAAGGGACAGGAGTTCACCTATGGTTACATCTCTAGCATGCGAACCTGCCAAACGAAATAAATGAAAACTACATCAGCGAATGAAGAGGAAATTGAAATCTCTGAATGATTTACTGGGTTGTTTATTACCTTTGTAAGAAGATGCATATATATCGGGATCATAAGAAGATGGATACGGCATACATTCAGTTTTGTTGCTCGTTCTATTTAACCGACAATCTTCATTGCAACGTCTGCAGTCTGGTACATCCCATACCAAAAGGAGACTTTGTCCATCATAGGAAAGTTGAAACTGATCTGCTGTCGATGTTTCACATGATGGCAGGTTTTCCAGAGCCCAGTCGGCATCAGCCAAGTAGTAGTGACCAGGAAGATCGCTTAAACAACTGACTGGCGTGAAATAAATGGGCGATGCTTCTGATGAACAGTTGATGGGCTTATAAGAATCAGAGTAATAATAACTTCTATTGAGAAGAGTGAAGGGCGATGCAGAGAGATTAAGATGGAGAAGCCTTCTGGGGAGGCAGCCATCTGGGTCAGAGACAAATAGCACCTGATCTCGGTAGTATATATAATCGACAACCAGTGCATGATCAAAAGGAAGCTTGAGCATGGTAAAGTTTCCCTGGGAGTAAAGCTCGAACCCACCCTGAAACCCACATGAGTCAGGCTGATCCTTGAGCCGGAAAGGGAACTTCACTTCGACATCGCCGGATCGTGATAAAACAGAGCAATTATTCTC from Musa acuminata AAA Group cultivar baxijiao chromosome BXJ1-3, Cavendish_Baxijiao_AAA, whole genome shotgun sequence encodes the following:
- the LOC135628232 gene encoding uncharacterized protein LOC135628232, with translation MQGGEEDEEEVLRCQINEWYPMFKPHTIRTLFHPLPDPFLRYLLGLNPVSPPPHDDSHSDDDDDAPPPFLLPRPASGRDPLPRLAAGIDPTSLLDCSSQLSVSDEDEAEADSAPSFPELEAAVERSIAALGGAAFPKLNWSAPKDAAWISADGTLRCSSFADVALLLHSSDSIAHDLSSRPLPSSSSPPFTFYLALRKWYPSFRPEMEFRCFARRRCLIAISQREVTNFYPALLDRRHHHILPLIQAFFSEVVGPTFESESYTFDVYVTSDGRVKLIDFNPWRAFTLPLLFTWEELEEEAFNSEEEEVDKVQVEEEARLVEFRIVESQCGVRPGLKTAVPYDYLDTGEGSGWDQFLRRADEELRKQAKTTLHPSDDA
- the LOC103979248 gene encoding protein MOTHER of FT and TFL1 homolog 1 — its product is MCYSLSLSLSLGMARYVDPLVVGRVIGDVVDLFVPTVSMTVRFGSKHVSNGCDIKPSMAANPPTVQIAGQQSDLYTLVMTDPDAPSPSDPTMREWLHWMMVNMPGGTYPSQGEEVVPYMGPRLPLGIHRYVMVLFRQKSRFPGVTPPATRLNFNTRSFAAHHDLGLPVATVYFNSQKEPATRRR
- the LOC135628239 gene encoding rust resistance kinase Lr10-like, producing the protein MKGLHLTPFLIISVLQVCSCIQDVQSENNCSVLSRSGDVEVKFPFRLKDQPDSCGFQGGFELYSQGNFTMLKLPFDHALVVDYIYYRDQVLFVSDPDGCLPRRLLHLNLSASPFTLLNRSYYYSDSYKPINCSSEASPIYFTPVSCLSDLPGHYYLADADWALENLPSCETSTADQFQLSYDGQSLLLVWDVPDCRRCNEDCRLNRTSNKTECMPYPSSYDPDIYASSYKGSHARDVTIGLCAAGFVAIVTIIILLVHKRFSKMKKKKQNLAVERFLKEYKSMKPTRYSYPELKKMTDDFKTILGQGGYGSVFKGKLHNGVPVAVKVLDNPTVSGDEFTNEIAAIGTIHNVNIVRLLGFCVDGSKRALIYEFMPNESLDKYIMEEGERSTKFSWTKLHDIGMGIARGIEYLHQGCEQRILHLDIKPQNILLDQEFNPKISDFGLAKLCSKERSAVSMTAARGTMGYMAPEVFLGSNKTVSHRSDVYSFGMVLMEMVGGRKNTADEGENAAQIYFPEWIYNQLKQGEELGLVTDSVEDAEIAKKLTMVALWCVQWRPADRPSMKVAVQMLEGSLERLPLPPNPFAPQVEKKNMGDTDANDN